The Solanum lycopersicum chromosome 6, SLM_r2.1 genome has a window encoding:
- the DCL2a gene encoding endoribonuclease Dicer 2a isoform X1: MMHTDLKVGKYWGEMGVDYWDAATWQRQVDAHEVLVMTPAILLAALRHSFIQINMIKVIIFDECHNARGKHPYASIMMEFYHRQLTRQSLQLPRVFGMTASPIKSKGSSTADSYWQKIRDLENLMNSKVYTCGSESVLAEYIPFSNPKLKIYKHVDIPCTLFLSLAHDLEQLKEMHDCSISKSNLSFMSAGTARRRLSKLYSAFLFCLSEMGAWLAFKATEFLSREEVDFLSWGELDVCAQTIVRDFSWGASKIFSARLPSGPYWSIGGDIQANVDAGYLSSKVTCLLESLLEYRDQKDLRCIIFVERIITAIVLRSLLNELLPELCGWRTEYTAGHISVVQSQSRKLQNKIVEEFRKGLVNIIVATSILEEGLDVQSCNLVIRFDPSATVCSFIQSRGRARMQNSDFLLMVRSGDDSTLTRMHNYMASGEIMRQESLCHASIPCSPLDDELYDEPCYKVESTGAIVTLSSSVSLLYLYCSRLPSDGYFKPNPRCVIDKETGTCTLQLPKSCPLQRIISVQGNSKISKQLACLEACKELHRVGALTDNLVPDIMEEETINKELECQIHTVEELKYFPPELVSHCGNDSEAVYYCYLVELQHDACNDFQLHGIILAVRTRLKFDDEIMAFDLDIDRRGRLQVQLNYHNVVTLTSEEIQRCRRFQSSIFRILLDRDLSKLQGALAAVQSPIGSAVSDYLLLPSLGTTPEINWKCVNSLLFPSQALEAKHMDCCSTQGRKRSVSTKTGVICSCMLENSLVFTPHNGHIYCITGFLDNLDCNSLLDTRTGEPITYIEYYKKRHGINICFEEEPLLRGKHICKVHNYLQRCRIQKAKDSTDSSVELPPELCSLIMSPVSISTLNTYSYVPSIMHRIESLVMALNLKRMHLDHCTLDIFIPTIKVLEAVTTKKCLEKFHLESLETLGDSFLKYASSIQLFKTYENHHEGLLTIKKNKIISNDALCRLGCARKIPGFIRNEPFDLKAWLIPGDNSQIQTFDEEFLTSSDKMYSRGKQKFRSKRVADVVEALIGAYLSSGGEVAALSFMKWLGVDIDFVDAPLPRNFPMNAEKLINVRYLESLLHYKFNDPSLLVEALTHGSYMLPEIPRCYQRLEFLGDAVLDYVVTAHLYFKYPGLTPGLITDLRSASVNNECYAQSAVKAGLHKHILHASQDLQRQILSTVEDFEKLDLLSMFGWEAETTFPKVLGDVIESLGGAIFVDSGFNKDITFQSIRPLLEPLVTPQTVKLQPVRELSELCDQKGYIKKKDVISRENGLAYITVEVEANGVIHKSTCSGRDKIMAKKVASKNVLKSLKECPSNA, encoded by the exons ATGATGCATACAGACTTAAAAGTGGGCAAGTATTGGGGAGAAATGGGTGTTGATTATTGGGATGCTGCTACATGGCAACGCCAAGTGGACGCCCATGAG GTACTGGTTATGACTCCAGCAATACTACTTGCTGCTTTGAGGCATAgctttatacaaataaacaTGATTAAAGTTATAATATTTGATGAGTGCCATAATGCACGAGGCAAACACCCCTATGCCAGCATAATGATG GAATTTTATCATCGCCAGTTAACCCGTCAGAGCTTACAACTTCCAAGAGTATTTGGGATGACTGCTTCCCCTATAAAGTCTAAAG GTTCTAGCACAGCAGATAGTTATTGGCAAAAGATTCGTGATCTTGAGAATCTTATGAATTCCAAG GTATACACGTGTGGCAGTGAATCTGTTCTGGCGGAGTATATCCCATTCTCTAATCCGAAGTTGAAGATATACAAACATGTGGATATTCCTTGCACATTGTTTCTTAGTTTAGCTCATGACCTGGAACAGTTGAAAGAAATG CATGATTGTTCAATTTCAAAGTCAAACCTGTCTTTTATGAGTGCTGGAACTGCAAGAAGACGTTTGTCAAAACTTTATTCGgctttcttattttgtttgagTGAGATGGGTGCTTGGCTGGCTTTCAAG GCTACTGAGTTCTTGTCCCGTGAAGAAGTTGATTTCCTTTCATGGGGAGAATTAGATGTATGTGCTCAAACTATTGTTAGAGATTTCAGTTGGGGTGCATCTAAGATTTTTTCGGCTCGCTTACCTTCAG GGCCATATTGGTCAATTGGTGGTGATATTCAGGCAAATGTGGATGCTGGATATTTGTCATCCAAAGTTACTTGTCTTCTAGAGTCTCTTCTTGAGTACAG GGACCAGAAGGATTTGAGATGCATCATATTTGTTGAGAGAATTATTACAGCCATTGTTCTTCGGTCTCTATTGAATGAGTTGCTTCCGGAACTATGTGGTTGGAGAACTGAGTACACTGCAGGACATATTTCTGTGGTCCAGTCACAGAGTAGgaaattacaaaacaaaattgttgaaGAATTTCGCAAGGGGTTG GTGAACATTATTGTAGCAACATCTATTCTTGAAGAGGGCTTGGATGTTCAAAGTTGCAACCTTGTCATTCGATTTGATCCCTCAGCTACTGTTTGTAGCTTTATACAGTCACGTGGACGAGCTCGAATGCAAAACTCTGACTTTCTTCTGATGGTCAGAAG TGGGGATGATTCGACCCTCACTCGCATGCACAACTATATGGCTAGTGGAGAGATAATGCGACAAGAATCATTATGTCATGCTTCTATTCCATGTTCACCTCTAGATGATGAATTGTATGATGAGCCTTGCTACAAAGTTGAAAGCACAGGAGCAATTGTCACCCTCAGTTCTAGCGTGTCATTGTTATACTTATATTGCTCAAGGCTACCATCGGATGG gtACTTTAAACCCAATCCTAGGTGTGTGATTGATAAGGAAACAGGAACCTGCACGCTGCAACTTCCCAAAAGTTGCCCTTTGCAAAGAATTATTAGTGTACAGGGGAATAGCAAAATATCAAAGCAACTTGCATGCCTGGAGGCTTGTAAAGAACTTCATCGTGTGGGTGCCTTGACTGACAATCTTGTTCCTGATATCATGGAAGAAGAAACCATCAACAAAGAATTgg AATGTCAAATCCATACTGTTGAAGAATTAAAATACTTTCCACCAGAATTGGTTAGTCATTGCGGCAATGATTCAGAAGCAGTGTACTACTGCTACCTAGTTGAGTTGCAACATGACGCTTGCAACGATTTCCAGCTTCATGGAATTATACTTGCTGTTAGGACAAGGcttaagtttgatgatgaaataatGGCATTTGACTTGGACATAGATAGGAGGGGACGCTTACAAGTTCAACTTAATTATCACAACGTTGTTACACTTACTTCTGAAGAG ATTCAACGGTGTCGGAGGTTTCAATCCAGCATCTTCAGAATTCTTCTTGACCGTGATCTGAGTAAACTGCAGGGCGCTTTGGCTGCAGTTCAATCGCCTATTGGTTCTGCAGTTTCTGATTATCTTTTGCTCCCATCTTTGGGTACTACACCTGAAATAAATTGGAAATGTGTGAATTCTTTACTGTTTCCATCTCAAGCTCTTGAGGCTAAGCATATGGATTGCTGTTCTACACAAGGTCGCAAACGCAGTGTTAGCACCAAAACTGGGGTGATATGTAGCTGCATGTTGGAGAACTCATTGGTCTTTACTCCTCATAATGGCCATATATACTGCATTACTGGTTTtttggataatttggattgcaACTCATTGTTGGATACGAGAACTGGAGAACCCATTACCTACATAGAATACTACAAAAAGCG ACATGGGATTAACATATGCTTTGAAGAAGAACCGCTTCTTAGGGGAAAACATATTTGTAAGGTGCACAATTACCTTCAAAGATGCAGAATACAGAAGGCTAAAG ATTCAACTGATTCATCTGTGGAGTTGCCTCCTGAACTTTGTTCCCTCATCATGTCACCCGTCTCTATTTCTACCCTTAATACCTATTCATATGTTCCTTCGATCATGCATCGGATTGAGTCCTTGGTTATGGCCTTAAACTTGAAAAGAATGCATTTGGATCACTGCACACTAGATATTTTTATTCCGACCATTAAG gtttTGGAAGCAGTGACAACGAAGAAATGCCTCGAGAAGTTTCATCTGGAGTCACTTGAGACACTTGGAGACTCTTTTCTCAAATATGCTTCCAGTATACAGCTATTTAAGACTTACGAAAATCATCATGAGGGTCTTCTCAccattaagaaaaacaaaatcatttcCAATGATGCACTATGTAGGCTTGGATGTGCTCGTAAAATACCG GGATTTATCCGTAATGAACCATTTGATCTTAAAGCATGGCTCATTCCTGGTGATAATTCTCAAATTCAAACCTTCGACGAAGAGTTCCTAACTTCTTCTGATAAAATGTATAGTAGAGGAAAACAGAAGTTTAGAAGTAAGAGAGTAGCTGATGTTGTTGAGGCACTAATTGGTGCCTACCTCAGCTCAGGTGGGGAAGTAGCGGCTTTATCATTTATGAAATGGCTTGGGGTGGACATCGATTTTGTTGATGCACCTTTGCCAAGGAACTTTCCCATGAATGCTGAGAAGCTAATCAATGTCAGATACTTGGAATCCCTGCTACATTACAAGTTCAATGATCCTTCTCTGCTTGTTGAAGCGCTGACTCACGGATCTTACATGCTACCTGAGATTCCACGATGCTATCAG CGCTTGGAATTTCTTGGAGATGCAGTGCTAGATTATGTTGTTACAGCACATCTCTATTTCAAGTATCCAGGACTGACTCCAGGACTAATTACTGATTTGAGGTCTGCCTCCGTAAACAATGAGTGTTATGCTCAGTCTGCAGTTAAGGCTGGCCTGCACAAGCACATTCTTCATGCCTCGCAAGATCTGCAGAGGCAAATACTTAGTACTGTTGAGGATTTCGAAAAATTGGATCTTCTGTCCATGTTTGGATGGGAGGCTGAAACTACTTTCCCAAAG GTGCTTGGAGATGTTATTGAATCCCTTGGTGGTGCAATCTTTGTTGATTCGGGCTTCAACAAAGACATTACATTTCAGAGCATACGACCTCTTTTGGAACCGTTGGTTACTCCTCAGACAGTAAAGCTCCAACCAGTAAGAGAGTTAAGTGAACTATGTGACCAGAAAGGTTATATAAAGAAGAAGGACGTCATCTCTCGTGAGAATGGTTTAGCATATATTACAGTAGAGGTTGAAGCAAATGGTGTTATTCACAAGAGCACGTGCTCGGGACGAGACAAAATAATGGCCAAGAAGGTGGCTAGCAAAAATGTCCTCAAGTCTCTGAAAGAATGTCCTTCCAATGCTTAG
- the DCL2a gene encoding endoribonuclease Dicer 2a → MEPTDVAVSENQQLSADPLPFARSYQLEALETALKQNTIVYLETGSGKTLIAIMLLRSYAYLLRKPSPYIAVFLVPTVVLVTQQGDSLMMHTDLKVGKYWGEMGVDYWDAATWQRQVDAHEVLVMTPAILLAALRHSFIQINMIKVIIFDECHNARGKHPYASIMMEFYHRQLTRQSLQLPRVFGMTASPIKSKGSSTADSYWQKIRDLENLMNSKVYTCGSESVLAEYIPFSNPKLKIYKHVDIPCTLFLSLAHDLEQLKEMHDCSISKSNLSFMSAGTARRRLSKLYSAFLFCLSEMGAWLAFKATEFLSREEVDFLSWGELDVCAQTIVRDFSWGASKIFSARLPSGPYWSIGGDIQANVDAGYLSSKVTCLLESLLEYRDQKDLRCIIFVERIITAIVLRSLLNELLPELCGWRTEYTAGHISVVQSQSRKLQNKIVEEFRKGLVNIIVATSILEEGLDVQSCNLVIRFDPSATVCSFIQSRGRARMQNSDFLLMVRSGDDSTLTRMHNYMASGEIMRQESLCHASIPCSPLDDELYDEPCYKVESTGAIVTLSSSVSLLYLYCSRLPSDGYFKPNPRCVIDKETGTCTLQLPKSCPLQRIISVQGNSKISKQLACLEACKELHRVGALTDNLVPDIMEEETINKELECQIHTVEELKYFPPELVSHCGNDSEAVYYCYLVELQHDACNDFQLHGIILAVRTRLKFDDEIMAFDLDIDRRGRLQVQLNYHNVVTLTSEEIQRCRRFQSSIFRILLDRDLSKLQGALAAVQSPIGSAVSDYLLLPSLGTTPEINWKCVNSLLFPSQALEAKHMDCCSTQGRKRSVSTKTGVICSCMLENSLVFTPHNGHIYCITGFLDNLDCNSLLDTRTGEPITYIEYYKKRHGINICFEEEPLLRGKHICKVHNYLQRCRIQKAKDSTDSSVELPPELCSLIMSPVSISTLNTYSYVPSIMHRIESLVMALNLKRMHLDHCTLDIFIPTIKVLEAVTTKKCLEKFHLESLETLGDSFLKYASSIQLFKTYENHHEGLLTIKKNKIISNDALCRLGCARKIPGFIRNEPFDLKAWLIPGDNSQIQTFDEEFLTSSDKMYSRGKQKFRSKRVADVVEALIGAYLSSGGEVAALSFMKWLGVDIDFVDAPLPRNFPMNAEKLINVRYLESLLHYKFNDPSLLVEALTHGSYMLPEIPRCYQRLEFLGDAVLDYVVTAHLYFKYPGLTPGLITDLRSASVNNECYAQSAVKAGLHKHILHASQDLQRQILSTVEDFEKLDLLSMFGWEAETTFPKVLGDVIESLGGAIFVDSGFNKDITFQSIRPLLEPLVTPQTVKLQPVRELSELCDQKGYIKKKDVISRENGLAYITVEVEANGVIHKSTCSGRDKIMAKKVASKNVLKSLKECPSNA, encoded by the exons ATGGAGCCAACTGATGTTGCAGTCTCTGAAAACCAACAGCTCTCCGCTGACCCTCTGCCTTTTGCTAGAAG TTATCAGTTGGAAGCCCTAGAGACTGCATTAAAGCAGAACACAATTGTTTACTTGGAGACTGGTTCTGGAAAGACCTTGATTGCAATTATGCTTCTTAGAAGCTATGCTTACCTTCTTCGAAAGCCATCTCCGTACATAGCTGTTTTCTTGGTCCCGACTGTTGTTCTAGTGACTCAG CAAGGAGATTCTCTCATGATGCATACAGACTTAAAAGTGGGCAAGTATTGGGGAGAAATGGGTGTTGATTATTGGGATGCTGCTACATGGCAACGCCAAGTGGACGCCCATGAG GTACTGGTTATGACTCCAGCAATACTACTTGCTGCTTTGAGGCATAgctttatacaaataaacaTGATTAAAGTTATAATATTTGATGAGTGCCATAATGCACGAGGCAAACACCCCTATGCCAGCATAATGATG GAATTTTATCATCGCCAGTTAACCCGTCAGAGCTTACAACTTCCAAGAGTATTTGGGATGACTGCTTCCCCTATAAAGTCTAAAG GTTCTAGCACAGCAGATAGTTATTGGCAAAAGATTCGTGATCTTGAGAATCTTATGAATTCCAAG GTATACACGTGTGGCAGTGAATCTGTTCTGGCGGAGTATATCCCATTCTCTAATCCGAAGTTGAAGATATACAAACATGTGGATATTCCTTGCACATTGTTTCTTAGTTTAGCTCATGACCTGGAACAGTTGAAAGAAATG CATGATTGTTCAATTTCAAAGTCAAACCTGTCTTTTATGAGTGCTGGAACTGCAAGAAGACGTTTGTCAAAACTTTATTCGgctttcttattttgtttgagTGAGATGGGTGCTTGGCTGGCTTTCAAG GCTACTGAGTTCTTGTCCCGTGAAGAAGTTGATTTCCTTTCATGGGGAGAATTAGATGTATGTGCTCAAACTATTGTTAGAGATTTCAGTTGGGGTGCATCTAAGATTTTTTCGGCTCGCTTACCTTCAG GGCCATATTGGTCAATTGGTGGTGATATTCAGGCAAATGTGGATGCTGGATATTTGTCATCCAAAGTTACTTGTCTTCTAGAGTCTCTTCTTGAGTACAG GGACCAGAAGGATTTGAGATGCATCATATTTGTTGAGAGAATTATTACAGCCATTGTTCTTCGGTCTCTATTGAATGAGTTGCTTCCGGAACTATGTGGTTGGAGAACTGAGTACACTGCAGGACATATTTCTGTGGTCCAGTCACAGAGTAGgaaattacaaaacaaaattgttgaaGAATTTCGCAAGGGGTTG GTGAACATTATTGTAGCAACATCTATTCTTGAAGAGGGCTTGGATGTTCAAAGTTGCAACCTTGTCATTCGATTTGATCCCTCAGCTACTGTTTGTAGCTTTATACAGTCACGTGGACGAGCTCGAATGCAAAACTCTGACTTTCTTCTGATGGTCAGAAG TGGGGATGATTCGACCCTCACTCGCATGCACAACTATATGGCTAGTGGAGAGATAATGCGACAAGAATCATTATGTCATGCTTCTATTCCATGTTCACCTCTAGATGATGAATTGTATGATGAGCCTTGCTACAAAGTTGAAAGCACAGGAGCAATTGTCACCCTCAGTTCTAGCGTGTCATTGTTATACTTATATTGCTCAAGGCTACCATCGGATGG gtACTTTAAACCCAATCCTAGGTGTGTGATTGATAAGGAAACAGGAACCTGCACGCTGCAACTTCCCAAAAGTTGCCCTTTGCAAAGAATTATTAGTGTACAGGGGAATAGCAAAATATCAAAGCAACTTGCATGCCTGGAGGCTTGTAAAGAACTTCATCGTGTGGGTGCCTTGACTGACAATCTTGTTCCTGATATCATGGAAGAAGAAACCATCAACAAAGAATTgg AATGTCAAATCCATACTGTTGAAGAATTAAAATACTTTCCACCAGAATTGGTTAGTCATTGCGGCAATGATTCAGAAGCAGTGTACTACTGCTACCTAGTTGAGTTGCAACATGACGCTTGCAACGATTTCCAGCTTCATGGAATTATACTTGCTGTTAGGACAAGGcttaagtttgatgatgaaataatGGCATTTGACTTGGACATAGATAGGAGGGGACGCTTACAAGTTCAACTTAATTATCACAACGTTGTTACACTTACTTCTGAAGAG ATTCAACGGTGTCGGAGGTTTCAATCCAGCATCTTCAGAATTCTTCTTGACCGTGATCTGAGTAAACTGCAGGGCGCTTTGGCTGCAGTTCAATCGCCTATTGGTTCTGCAGTTTCTGATTATCTTTTGCTCCCATCTTTGGGTACTACACCTGAAATAAATTGGAAATGTGTGAATTCTTTACTGTTTCCATCTCAAGCTCTTGAGGCTAAGCATATGGATTGCTGTTCTACACAAGGTCGCAAACGCAGTGTTAGCACCAAAACTGGGGTGATATGTAGCTGCATGTTGGAGAACTCATTGGTCTTTACTCCTCATAATGGCCATATATACTGCATTACTGGTTTtttggataatttggattgcaACTCATTGTTGGATACGAGAACTGGAGAACCCATTACCTACATAGAATACTACAAAAAGCG ACATGGGATTAACATATGCTTTGAAGAAGAACCGCTTCTTAGGGGAAAACATATTTGTAAGGTGCACAATTACCTTCAAAGATGCAGAATACAGAAGGCTAAAG ATTCAACTGATTCATCTGTGGAGTTGCCTCCTGAACTTTGTTCCCTCATCATGTCACCCGTCTCTATTTCTACCCTTAATACCTATTCATATGTTCCTTCGATCATGCATCGGATTGAGTCCTTGGTTATGGCCTTAAACTTGAAAAGAATGCATTTGGATCACTGCACACTAGATATTTTTATTCCGACCATTAAG gtttTGGAAGCAGTGACAACGAAGAAATGCCTCGAGAAGTTTCATCTGGAGTCACTTGAGACACTTGGAGACTCTTTTCTCAAATATGCTTCCAGTATACAGCTATTTAAGACTTACGAAAATCATCATGAGGGTCTTCTCAccattaagaaaaacaaaatcatttcCAATGATGCACTATGTAGGCTTGGATGTGCTCGTAAAATACCG GGATTTATCCGTAATGAACCATTTGATCTTAAAGCATGGCTCATTCCTGGTGATAATTCTCAAATTCAAACCTTCGACGAAGAGTTCCTAACTTCTTCTGATAAAATGTATAGTAGAGGAAAACAGAAGTTTAGAAGTAAGAGAGTAGCTGATGTTGTTGAGGCACTAATTGGTGCCTACCTCAGCTCAGGTGGGGAAGTAGCGGCTTTATCATTTATGAAATGGCTTGGGGTGGACATCGATTTTGTTGATGCACCTTTGCCAAGGAACTTTCCCATGAATGCTGAGAAGCTAATCAATGTCAGATACTTGGAATCCCTGCTACATTACAAGTTCAATGATCCTTCTCTGCTTGTTGAAGCGCTGACTCACGGATCTTACATGCTACCTGAGATTCCACGATGCTATCAG CGCTTGGAATTTCTTGGAGATGCAGTGCTAGATTATGTTGTTACAGCACATCTCTATTTCAAGTATCCAGGACTGACTCCAGGACTAATTACTGATTTGAGGTCTGCCTCCGTAAACAATGAGTGTTATGCTCAGTCTGCAGTTAAGGCTGGCCTGCACAAGCACATTCTTCATGCCTCGCAAGATCTGCAGAGGCAAATACTTAGTACTGTTGAGGATTTCGAAAAATTGGATCTTCTGTCCATGTTTGGATGGGAGGCTGAAACTACTTTCCCAAAG GTGCTTGGAGATGTTATTGAATCCCTTGGTGGTGCAATCTTTGTTGATTCGGGCTTCAACAAAGACATTACATTTCAGAGCATACGACCTCTTTTGGAACCGTTGGTTACTCCTCAGACAGTAAAGCTCCAACCAGTAAGAGAGTTAAGTGAACTATGTGACCAGAAAGGTTATATAAAGAAGAAGGACGTCATCTCTCGTGAGAATGGTTTAGCATATATTACAGTAGAGGTTGAAGCAAATGGTGTTATTCACAAGAGCACGTGCTCGGGACGAGACAAAATAATGGCCAAGAAGGTGGCTAGCAAAAATGTCCTCAAGTCTCTGAAAGAATGTCCTTCCAATGCTTAG
- the LOC101253293 gene encoding uncharacterized protein, with amino-acid sequence MPNNPPINISRPEPTRPNTFPPPHTQNTQVPFHHYYQQTKPTFPETTPNANLPYTLGNNNLNPIYVETAPLTHDLHESESHQKDILIKNLTERLDSLTNRVQHVEENKRLGGLRYEDLCMHLDVEWPKGYKLPKFKMFNDIGDPKAHLRMYCDKLVGVGRDERILMKLFMRSLTGEALAWYIEQDSWKWVEWVDMATDFMNRFGFNIENAPYWFYIQNLKNKPSESFREYAIRWRFEVARARPPMEESQMKDYFICAQEPQYYDRMMLVAEKSFAEIIKLGERIEEGIKNGTIINLEALQATNKALQFSGMTEN; translated from the coding sequence ATGCCAAACAATCCTCCAATCAATATATCCCGACCTGAACCCACTCGTCCAAATACCTTTCCACCACCCCACACCCAAAATACCCAAGTTCCATTCCACCACTATTACCAACAAACCAAACCAACCTTCCCAGAAACAACCCCAAACGCAAATCTCCCATATACTCTTGGAAACAACAACCTCAATCCAATATACGTGGAAACTGCCCCTCTGACCCATGACCTCCATGAATCAGAGTCCCACCAAAAAGACATTCTAATAAAAAACCTGACTGAGAGATTAGACAGCTTGACCAATAGGGTACAACATGTTGAAGAAAACAAGAGGTTAGGAGGATTGAGATATGAGGATCTATGCATGCACCTTGATGTAGAATGGCCCAAAGGATACAAGCTTCCAAAATTTAAGATGTTCAATGACATTGGGGATCCCAAAGCCCACCTACGAATGTACTGTGACAAACTTGTAGGGGTGGGAAGAGACGAGAGGATACTCATGAAGTTGTTTATGAGGAGTCTTACTGGGGAAGCCCTAGCATGGTATATTGAGCAAGACTCGTGGAAATGGGTAGAGTGGGTTGATATGGCAACTGATTTCATGAATAGGTTTGGTTTTAATATAGAAAATGCACCCTATTGGTTTtacattcaaaatttgaagaataaacCGAGTGAATCCTTCAGAGAATATGCCATAAGATGGAGGTTTGAAGTGGCTAGGGCCAGACCCCCTATGGAGGAATCTCAGATGAAAGACTACTTCATCTGTGCCCAAGAACCACAATACTATGACCGAATGATGCTGGTGGCTGAAAAGAGTTTCGCTGAAATCATCAAACTGGGCGAAAGAATTGAAGAAGGCATAAAGAATGGGACTATCATCAACTTGGAGGCTTTACAAGCAACCAACAAGGCTCTGCAATTTAGTGGAATGacagaaaattga